A window of Vigna unguiculata cultivar IT97K-499-35 chromosome 4, ASM411807v1, whole genome shotgun sequence contains these coding sequences:
- the LOC114182414 gene encoding ribonuclease 1-like, translated as MIKFFLIFLFLVLNNEAQNLKTNLYDYLELALRWPNSYCVTHEGGCRETVPQFFTISHLRPTKREGPDMQYCPTPLTLPNSTIETNKNDLLVFWPDLSTDNFIESKSLWRDQWKKFGSCYNMMPDDYFMNALNNRKRNDLKRILTSAGIVASGNSYPTHRILGSFRRALGVNVNIVCEPDRSGNFYLAEVHQCVDVSGTIPIDCDNKARGCEDDPIFPYAGFQPDLNLN; from the exons ATGATCAAGTTTTTCCTGATTTTCCTATTCTTGGTTCTTAACAATGAAGCCCAAAATTTGAAGACCAACCTATATGACTACTTAGAACTAGCCTTAAGGTGGCCAAACTCTTATTGCGTGACACATGAAGGTGGTTGCAGAGAAACTGTTCCCCAGTTTTTCACCATCAGCCATCTTCGTCCAACCAAAAGGGAGGGTCCAGATATGCAATATTGCCCCACTCCACTTACTCTGCCAAATAGTACG ATCgagacaaataaaaatgaccTACTCGTATTCTGGCCTGATCTGAGCACTGATAATTTTATAGAGAGCAAGTCCCTGTGGAGGGACCAATGGAAAAAGTTTGGATCGTGCTATAATATGATGCCAGACGACTACTTTATGAATGCGCTaaacaatagaaaaagaaatgaccTAAAGAGAATCTTGACAAGTGCAG GTATTGTTGCAAGTGGAAATTCATATCCAACGCATAGGATATTAGGAAGTTTCAGAAGAGCTCTAGGTGTGAATGTGAACATAGTGTGTGAACCAGATAGAAGTGGAAACTTTTATCTTGCAGAGGTTCATCAGTGTGTTGATGTGTCTGGAACAATTCCTATAGACTGTGACAATAAAGCAAGAGGGTGTGAAGATGATCCCATCTTTCCCTATGCGGGCTTCCAACCGGATCTAAATCTTAATTAA
- the LOC114182391 gene encoding rhomboid-like protein 19, translating into MSTPAISGGTGFFTGFTRLCKGLAVVLVCGHIAVQFFPSTVTYFALIPARTIPFAWNLITSGYVEQSIYGVVISTLGLLFIGKLLEPIWGSREFFKFIFVVNLLTSICVFITAIALYYITRLETYLYMPLSGFHGVISGFLVGIKQIIPDQELPFIKIKTKWLPSITLLLCVAISFWTLEATTYLPTIISGTYISWIYLRYWQRKPETKLRGDPNEDFAFSTFFPEFLRPVIDPIASIFHRMLCGRSNSSNNAQGYNLESEPLPGSDSIEASRRRERGARALEERLAAERLAAARRELQREAEENV; encoded by the exons ATGAGCACGCCAGCGATTTCAGGG GGCACGGGCTTCTTCACCGGGTTCACTCGGTTATGCAAGGGCCTTGCGGTGGTGCTGGTTTGCGGTCACATTGCGGTTCAGTTTTTCCCTTCAACTGTTACCTACTTCGCTCTTATTCCCGCCAG GACAATCCCATTTGCCTGGAATCTCATTACTTCTGGTTATGTTGAACAATCTATATATGGG gTAGTGATCAGCACATTGGGTCTCCTGTTTATTGGAAAGCTGCTTGAGCCAATATGGGGCTCCAGGGAATTCTTTAAATTCATCTTTGTGGTTAATCTTCTAACTTCAATATGTGTATTCATCACTGCCATTGCCTTATACTACATTACAAGGCTGGAGACTTACCT TTACATGCCACTCTCTGGATTTCATGGAGTTATATCTGGTTTCTTGGTTGGGATCAAGCAAATTATACCGGATCAAGAGCTTCCTTTCATCAAGATAAAAACAAAG TGGTTGCCATCTATCACTTTATTGCTTTGCGTTGCTATTAGCTTCTGGACACTAGAGGCTACAACATATCTTCCTACGATTATATCTGGCACATATATTAGCTGGATTTACCTTAGATACTGGCAGAGGAAACCAGAAACAAAACTTAGGGGTGATCCAAATGAGGATTTTGCTTTCTCCACATTTTTCCCCGAATTTTTAAG ACCGGTTATAGATCCtattgcatcaatttttcacCGAATGCTCTGTGGAAGATCTAATAGTTCTAATAATGCGCAAGGCTACAATCTGGAAAGTGAGCCTTTACCAGGTTCAGATTCAATTGAAGCATCTAGGAGAAG AGAAAGAGGTGCTCGAGCACTGGAAGAACGATTGGCTGCTGAGAGATTGGCTGCTGCACGACGTGAGTTGCAAAGAGAAGCTGAGGAAAATGTATAA